The following proteins are encoded in a genomic region of Nonomuraea muscovyensis:
- a CDS encoding CGNR zinc finger domain-containing protein: MFAFVSGNLALDLAGTVQHRTTDRRDVLREPDDMARWMVEAGVLDTPCEVTPAGLEAAKELREALYRLASAAAEPHPHEPHPHESHLTGPRPAESQADREVVNRFAAAPPVGVRLDAAGRVERAGDLAAALSTVARQAVELLGGTQAVRIKECGAEACTRLYVDTSRGGARRWCDMQECGNRAKAAGFRARHRAL, from the coding sequence GTGTTCGCCTTCGTCAGCGGGAACCTCGCCCTCGACCTGGCCGGTACGGTCCAGCACCGCACGACCGACCGGCGTGACGTGCTGCGCGAGCCGGATGACATGGCCCGCTGGATGGTCGAGGCGGGCGTCCTCGACACGCCGTGCGAGGTCACGCCCGCCGGGCTGGAGGCGGCCAAGGAACTGCGGGAGGCCCTCTACCGGCTGGCCTCCGCCGCGGCCGAGCCGCACCCCCACGAGCCGCACCCCCACGAGTCGCACCTCACCGGGCCGCGGCCCGCCGAGTCGCAGGCCGATCGCGAGGTCGTCAACAGGTTCGCCGCCGCCCCGCCCGTAGGGGTGCGGCTGGACGCGGCCGGCCGGGTCGAGCGCGCCGGAGACCTGGCCGCCGCCCTGTCCACCGTCGCCCGTCAGGCGGTCGAACTCCTCGGCGGGACGCAGGCCGTACGGATCAAGGAGTGCGGCGCCGAGGCCTGCACCCGGCTGTACGTCGACACCTCGCGCGGGGGCGCCCGGCGCTGGTGCGACATGCAGGAGTGCGGCAACCGCGCCAAGGCGGCGGGCTTCCGGGCCCGCCACCGCGCGCTTTAA
- the glgA gene encoding glycogen synthase, protein MRVDLLSREYPPEVYGGAGVHMEYLASRLRRLADVRVRCFGADRDEPGVSAYRVPGGLESANAALQVLGVDLEMAAACEGADVVHSHTWYANFAGHVAKMLHGVPHVVTTHSLEPLRPWKAEQLGGGYTISSWAERTALAAADAVIAVSEGMRRDVLAAYPEIAPERVSVIHNGIDTAEYTPDRGDDVLKRHGVDPGRPYVIFVGRITRQKGLVHLLHAARAFDRDAQLVLCAGAPDTPEIAAEVTGLVRELEREREGVLWISEMLPKPEVIQLLTHASVFVCPSVYEPMGIVNLEAMACETAVVATATGGIPEVVADRETGLLVPIDQGADGTPHDPGRFAADLAERVNTLLGDPARARAMGQAGRVRAVEHFSWERIADRTLDLYTSLRG, encoded by the coding sequence ATGCGTGTCGATCTGCTCAGCCGGGAGTATCCGCCCGAGGTGTACGGCGGTGCCGGGGTTCACATGGAGTACCTGGCCAGCCGCCTGCGACGGCTGGCCGACGTCCGGGTGCGCTGCTTCGGCGCGGACCGCGACGAGCCGGGGGTGTCCGCCTACCGGGTCCCCGGCGGGCTGGAGTCGGCCAACGCGGCGCTGCAGGTGCTCGGGGTGGACCTGGAGATGGCCGCCGCCTGCGAGGGCGCCGACGTGGTCCACTCGCACACCTGGTACGCCAACTTCGCCGGACACGTCGCGAAGATGCTCCACGGTGTCCCGCACGTGGTCACCACGCACAGCCTCGAACCGCTGCGCCCCTGGAAGGCCGAGCAGCTCGGCGGCGGCTACACGATCTCCTCCTGGGCCGAGCGGACCGCCCTGGCCGCCGCCGACGCCGTGATCGCGGTGTCGGAGGGCATGCGGCGCGACGTGCTCGCCGCCTACCCCGAGATCGCGCCGGAGCGGGTCAGCGTCATCCACAACGGCATCGACACCGCCGAGTACACCCCCGACCGCGGCGACGACGTGCTGAAGAGGCACGGGGTCGACCCCGGCAGGCCGTACGTGATCTTCGTCGGGCGCATCACCCGGCAGAAGGGGCTGGTCCACCTCCTGCACGCGGCACGGGCCTTCGACCGTGACGCCCAGCTCGTGCTCTGCGCGGGCGCGCCCGACACGCCGGAGATCGCCGCCGAGGTGACCGGCCTGGTGCGCGAGCTGGAGCGCGAGCGCGAGGGCGTGTTGTGGATCTCCGAGATGCTGCCCAAGCCCGAGGTCATCCAGTTGCTCACGCACGCGAGCGTCTTCGTGTGCCCGTCGGTGTACGAGCCGATGGGCATCGTCAACCTGGAGGCGATGGCCTGCGAGACGGCCGTGGTCGCCACGGCCACGGGCGGCATCCCCGAGGTGGTCGCCGACCGCGAGACGGGCCTGCTGGTGCCGATCGACCAGGGCGCCGACGGCACTCCGCACGACCCCGGCCGCTTCGCCGCCGACCTGGCCGAGCGGGTCAACACCCTGCTGGGCGATCCCGCCAGGGCTCGCGCGATGGGGCAGGCGGGCCGGGTCAGGGCCGTCGAGCACTTCTCCTGGGAGCGCATCGCCGACCGCACCCTCGACCTCTACACCTCGCTCCGCGGCTGA
- a CDS encoding GNAT family N-acetyltransferase: MRRVQCNGARLSLRDVTEADVAALHAVYGDRTATQYMPFGPRTNEQVADLVQEALAAATAEPRRLYMLAVVDTDHRDVIGVARLHIEADHPHSAEIGVGLRPDQWGRGMGTDLIRLLLAFGFKQLGLHRIWGARSPDNLPAQLAMLTAGMVEEGRIRHHVHTPEGWRDSIVHSALQDEWTDR, translated from the coding sequence ATGCGCCGCGTGCAATGCAATGGTGCCCGTCTGTCCCTCCGTGACGTGACGGAGGCCGACGTGGCGGCTCTGCACGCCGTCTACGGCGACCGGACGGCCACCCAGTACATGCCGTTCGGTCCCCGCACCAACGAGCAGGTGGCCGATCTCGTCCAGGAGGCGCTGGCGGCGGCCACCGCCGAGCCGCGCCGCCTCTACATGCTCGCGGTGGTCGACACCGACCACCGCGACGTGATCGGGGTGGCGCGCCTGCACATCGAGGCCGACCACCCGCACAGCGCCGAGATCGGCGTGGGGCTGCGCCCCGACCAGTGGGGCCGGGGCATGGGCACCGACCTGATCCGGCTGCTGCTGGCGTTCGGCTTCAAGCAGCTCGGGCTGCACCGCATCTGGGGCGCCCGCTCCCCCGACAACCTGCCGGCGCAGCTCGCGATGCTGACGGCCGGCATGGTCGAGGAGGGGCGCATCCGCCACCACGTGCACACACCGGAGGGCTGGCGCGACTCGATCGTCCACTCAGCCCTCCAGGACGAGTGGACCGACCGCTGA
- a CDS encoding ribonucleotide-diphosphate reductase subunit beta → MLLDPGMDLTLRPMRYPDFYERYRAAIRNTWTVEEVDLHTDLADLARMTAQERHLINRLVAFFATGDSIVANNLVLNLYQHVNAPEARLYLSRQLFEEAVHVQFYLTLLDTYLPDPDERVKAFAAIEHIPSIRDKAEFCFRWIDSINGLRQLETADQRRQFLLNLICFAACIEGLFFYGAFAYVYWFRSRGLLSGLATGTNWVFRDESMHMEFAFSVVDTVRAEEPELFDDKLGAQVTAMLEEAVAAELAFARDLCGDGMPGMSAEQMREYLEYVADQRLARLGLPARYGTANPFAFMELQDVQELANFFERRVSAYQVAVEGNVTFDETF, encoded by the coding sequence ATGCTGCTCGACCCTGGAATGGACCTGACCCTGCGGCCCATGCGCTACCCGGACTTCTACGAGCGCTACCGGGCGGCCATCCGCAACACCTGGACCGTCGAGGAGGTGGACCTGCACACCGACCTCGCCGACCTGGCCAGGATGACCGCGCAGGAACGCCACCTGATCAACCGGCTGGTCGCCTTCTTCGCCACCGGCGACTCGATCGTCGCCAACAACCTGGTGCTCAACCTCTACCAGCACGTCAACGCCCCCGAGGCGCGCCTGTACCTCAGCAGGCAGCTCTTCGAGGAGGCCGTGCACGTGCAGTTCTACCTGACGCTGCTCGACACGTACCTGCCCGACCCGGACGAACGTGTCAAGGCGTTCGCCGCGATCGAGCACATCCCGTCGATCCGCGACAAGGCCGAGTTCTGCTTCCGGTGGATCGACTCGATCAACGGGCTGCGGCAACTGGAGACGGCCGACCAGCGGCGGCAGTTCCTGCTGAACCTCATCTGCTTCGCCGCCTGCATCGAGGGGCTGTTCTTCTACGGGGCCTTCGCCTACGTCTACTGGTTCCGCTCGCGCGGGCTGCTCAGCGGCCTCGCCACGGGGACGAACTGGGTCTTCCGTGACGAGTCCATGCACATGGAGTTCGCCTTCAGCGTGGTGGACACCGTGCGGGCCGAGGAGCCGGAACTGTTCGACGACAAGCTGGGCGCGCAGGTCACCGCGATGCTGGAGGAGGCCGTGGCGGCCGAGCTGGCCTTCGCCCGCGACCTGTGCGGCGACGGCATGCCCGGGATGAGCGCCGAGCAGATGCGCGAGTACCTTGAGTACGTGGCCGACCAGCGGCTGGCCAGGCTCGGCCTGCCGGCGAGGTACGGCACGGCCAACCCGTTCGCGTTCATGGAGTTGCAGGACGTGCAGGAGCTCGCGAACTTCTTCGAGCGGCGGGTGTCGGCTTATCAGGTGGCTGTTGAGGGCAATGTGACGTTCGATGAGACGTTCTAG
- a CDS encoding Nramp family divalent metal transporter: MTHPLGVSRPDLVVTDLPTPEEVFKISRIGPRELVKYVVGPSLIALGISIGSGEWLLGPLSVGQYGFVGVGWVILISALLQTFYNVECARYVVATGEVPVVGWGRVPPGWRLWVPLSVLVVIFAFIAGGWAASAGQGVYALVHGTIAPAGAEEPRLWAIALLVVVFLITAGARRISRALELANWMLVGSILVTLLLLCVFVVPWSMWWEGLRGFVTPAAPPKGITATQLGGLAGFTALASGLNWYVMGHYRDKGYGMGYRAGFISGMRGERREILASGVTFPDDDLNRGLWRRWYRLLLTDMWGVFFVGAMLGMLLPTILMSQAVAMSGERPTRADVPTFIASVLGQEYGPALFYVALVLGVLILFSTQLGIFEAMVRVTTDAAHGTSPRLRALIEGDPRRFYYPFMIVLLVVISVVIHLSLPVALVEWSANMSNLGALLYPFLLIYLNSRLPRPARPRPWHYVILVLNFLFFGFFFVNFIADFLGDPLVTF; this comes from the coding sequence ATGACGCACCCGCTTGGAGTAAGCCGCCCCGACCTGGTCGTCACCGACCTGCCCACGCCCGAAGAGGTGTTCAAGATCTCGCGGATCGGACCGCGGGAGCTGGTCAAGTACGTCGTCGGCCCGAGCCTCATCGCGCTCGGCATCTCCATCGGCAGCGGTGAGTGGCTGCTCGGCCCGCTCAGCGTCGGTCAGTACGGCTTCGTCGGCGTCGGCTGGGTCATCCTGATCTCCGCGCTGCTCCAGACGTTCTACAACGTCGAGTGCGCCCGCTACGTCGTCGCCACCGGCGAGGTCCCGGTCGTCGGCTGGGGCCGTGTCCCGCCGGGGTGGCGGTTGTGGGTGCCGCTCTCCGTGCTCGTCGTCATCTTCGCGTTCATCGCGGGCGGCTGGGCGGCCTCGGCCGGCCAGGGCGTGTACGCGCTCGTGCACGGCACCATCGCGCCCGCCGGGGCCGAGGAGCCGCGCCTGTGGGCGATCGCGCTGCTCGTCGTCGTCTTCCTGATCACGGCCGGCGCGCGGCGGATCAGCCGGGCGCTGGAGCTGGCCAACTGGATGCTCGTCGGGTCCATCCTCGTCACGCTGCTGCTGCTGTGCGTCTTCGTGGTGCCGTGGAGCATGTGGTGGGAGGGCTTGCGCGGCTTCGTCACGCCGGCCGCCCCGCCGAAGGGCATCACCGCCACCCAGCTCGGCGGCCTGGCCGGGTTCACCGCTCTCGCCTCCGGCCTCAACTGGTACGTGATGGGGCACTACCGGGACAAGGGCTACGGCATGGGCTACCGGGCCGGGTTCATCTCGGGCATGCGCGGCGAGCGCCGGGAGATCCTGGCCAGCGGCGTCACCTTCCCCGACGACGACCTCAACAGGGGGCTGTGGCGCCGGTGGTACCGGCTGTTGCTGACGGACATGTGGGGCGTGTTCTTCGTCGGCGCCATGCTGGGCATGCTGCTGCCGACGATCCTCATGTCGCAGGCCGTCGCCATGTCCGGCGAGCGGCCGACGCGCGCCGACGTGCCGACCTTCATCGCCAGCGTGCTGGGCCAGGAGTACGGGCCGGCCCTGTTCTACGTGGCTCTGGTGCTCGGCGTGCTGATCCTGTTCTCCACGCAGCTCGGCATCTTCGAGGCCATGGTCCGGGTGACCACGGACGCCGCGCACGGCACCAGCCCGCGACTGCGCGCGCTGATCGAGGGCGACCCGCGCCGGTTCTACTACCCGTTCATGATCGTGCTGCTGGTCGTCATCTCGGTCGTCATCCACCTGAGCCTGCCGGTGGCGCTCGTCGAGTGGTCGGCCAACATGTCCAACCTGGGCGCGCTGCTCTACCCGTTCCTGCTCATCTACCTCAACAGCAGGCTGCCGCGGCCCGCCCGGCCGCGGCCGTGGCACTACGTCATCCTGGTGCTCAACTTCCTGTTCTTCGGCTTCTTCTTCGTCAACTTCATCGCCGACTTCCTCGGCGACCCGCTGGTGACGTTCTAG
- a CDS encoding sirohydrochlorin chelatase, with the protein MSLPVRERSRRPGGGRHRRPVPTSLPPDAPVLVLAAPGDASGVAAEIAGVVRVDHPQIEVRLTTVTDLGESLPQGREAVVVPLLTWDDPEVLADIAKTVEAAGTGAVVTEALGPHPLLAEALHIRLAERGLARADRVRLLNVSSPVDAVILATVGGTRAVQAVQPTAVLLASRLTLPVVAASLDSEPGVPMAAERLRAAGAERLAVAPCLIGHEAPADLVERAAAGIDAGYAEPLGAHGSIAELVARAYGSQLAT; encoded by the coding sequence GTGAGCCTCCCTGTACGCGAACGTTCCCGCCGGCCGGGTGGCGGCCGCCACCGCCGCCCCGTGCCCACCTCCCTGCCGCCGGACGCCCCTGTGCTCGTGCTCGCCGCCCCCGGCGACGCCTCCGGCGTGGCCGCCGAGATCGCCGGCGTCGTACGGGTCGACCATCCGCAGATCGAGGTGCGCCTGACCACGGTCACCGACCTGGGCGAGTCCCTTCCGCAGGGCCGCGAGGCCGTCGTGGTGCCCCTGCTGACCTGGGACGACCCGGAGGTCCTGGCCGACATCGCCAAGACGGTCGAGGCCGCCGGCACGGGCGCGGTCGTCACGGAGGCGCTCGGCCCGCACCCGTTGCTCGCCGAGGCCCTGCACATCAGGCTGGCCGAGCGCGGCCTCGCCCGGGCCGACCGGGTGCGCCTGCTGAACGTCTCCAGCCCCGTGGACGCCGTCATCCTCGCCACCGTGGGCGGCACGCGGGCCGTGCAGGCCGTGCAGCCCACGGCGGTGCTGCTCGCCTCCCGCCTGACCCTGCCCGTGGTGGCCGCCTCACTCGACAGCGAGCCCGGCGTGCCGATGGCCGCCGAGCGGCTGCGCGCCGCCGGGGCCGAGCGGCTGGCCGTCGCGCCCTGCCTGATCGGCCACGAGGCGCCCGCCGACCTGGTCGAACGGGCCGCCGCCGGCATCGACGCGGGGTATGCCGAGCCGCTCGGCGCCCACGGCTCGATCGCCGAACTTGTCGCACGAGCTTACGGAAGTCAACTCGCCACTTGA
- the glgC gene encoding glucose-1-phosphate adenylyltransferase, producing MRSQRVLAVVLAGGEGKRLMPLTADRAKPAVPFGGIYRLIDFVLSNLANGNYLQIVVLTQYKNHSLDRHVSRTWRLSAMLGNYVTPVPAQQRLGPRWFSGSADALFQNLNLIYDEMPEHVIVFGADHIYRMDPRQMVAQHEESGADVTVAAIRQPLALADQFGVIETDPQGRRIVAFREKPKDAVGLADSPDEIYASMGNYVFRTQAMIDALREDALDPTSKHDLGGNIIPMLVKSGGADVYDFANNVVPGSTERDRGYWRDVGTLDAYYEAHMDLISAHPVFNLYNDKWPIHTGHDPLPPAKFVHNDGDRVGRAIDSLVSPGVIVSGGTAIRSILSPRVMLHSHSLVEDSVLMDNVKIGRGAIVRKAIIDKNVVIPDGARIGFDLDHDRTRFAITRGGVVVVGKNEIVER from the coding sequence ATGAGGTCCCAGAGGGTGCTTGCGGTCGTGCTGGCAGGTGGCGAGGGCAAGAGGCTCATGCCTCTGACGGCGGACAGGGCCAAACCTGCCGTGCCGTTCGGCGGGATATATCGGCTTATCGACTTCGTGCTGTCCAATCTGGCCAACGGCAACTACCTGCAGATCGTCGTGCTGACGCAGTACAAGAACCACAGCCTCGACCGGCACGTGTCGCGCACCTGGCGGTTGTCGGCCATGCTGGGCAACTACGTGACGCCGGTGCCCGCGCAGCAGCGGCTGGGGCCCCGGTGGTTCTCCGGGTCCGCCGACGCCCTCTTCCAGAACCTGAACCTGATCTACGACGAGATGCCCGAGCACGTCATCGTGTTCGGCGCCGACCACATCTACCGCATGGACCCCCGGCAGATGGTCGCCCAGCACGAGGAGTCGGGCGCCGACGTGACGGTCGCGGCGATCAGGCAGCCGCTGGCGCTCGCCGACCAGTTCGGGGTGATCGAGACCGACCCGCAGGGGCGGCGCATCGTGGCCTTCCGGGAGAAGCCGAAGGACGCCGTCGGCCTGGCCGACTCACCCGACGAGATCTACGCCTCGATGGGCAACTACGTGTTCAGGACGCAGGCGATGATCGACGCCCTGCGCGAGGACGCCCTCGACCCCACGAGCAAGCACGACCTCGGCGGCAACATCATCCCCATGCTGGTCAAGTCGGGCGGCGCCGACGTCTACGACTTCGCGAACAACGTCGTGCCTGGCTCCACCGAGCGCGACCGTGGCTACTGGCGCGACGTGGGAACCCTGGACGCCTACTACGAGGCCCACATGGACCTCATCTCGGCGCACCCCGTCTTCAACCTCTACAACGACAAGTGGCCCATCCACACCGGCCACGACCCGTTGCCGCCGGCCAAGTTCGTGCACAACGACGGCGACCGGGTGGGCCGGGCGATCGACTCACTGGTCTCCCCCGGCGTGATCGTCTCGGGCGGCACCGCCATCCGGTCGATCCTGTCGCCGAGGGTGATGCTCCACTCGCACTCGCTGGTGGAGGACTCGGTGCTGATGGACAACGTCAAGATCGGCCGCGGCGCGATCGTGCGCAAGGCGATCATCGACAAGAACGTCGTGATCCCCGACGGCGCGCGGATCGGCTTCGACCTCGACCACGACCGCACCCGCTTCGCCATCACCCGCGGCGGCGTGGTCGTCGTCGGCAAGAACGAGATCGTCGAGCGCTGA
- a CDS encoding nitroreductase family deazaflavin-dependent oxidoreductase — translation MLFGKEHVQRYQQTDGEEGHDWNNTTVLLLTTKGRRSGRPYTTPLIYQRHGDAYVVVASKGGDPDHPDWYKNLEADPEVGVQVKGDRFKALAHTAIEEEKPELWKLMTRAWPQYDDYQTQTDREIPVVVLQPVPASASADG, via the coding sequence ATGCTCTTCGGCAAGGAACACGTACAGCGCTACCAGCAGACCGACGGCGAGGAGGGGCACGACTGGAACAACACCACCGTGCTCCTGCTGACCACGAAAGGCCGCAGGTCCGGCCGGCCGTACACGACGCCGCTCATCTACCAGCGGCACGGCGACGCCTACGTGGTGGTCGCCTCCAAGGGCGGCGATCCCGACCATCCCGACTGGTACAAGAACCTCGAAGCCGATCCCGAGGTCGGGGTGCAGGTCAAGGGCGACCGGTTCAAGGCCCTCGCGCACACGGCGATCGAGGAGGAGAAGCCGGAGCTGTGGAAGCTGATGACGCGCGCCTGGCCCCAGTACGACGACTACCAGACGCAGACCGACCGGGAGATCCCGGTGGTCGTGCTCCAGCCCGTCCCGGCCTCCGCTTCCGCCGACGGCTAG
- a CDS encoding mechanosensitive ion channel family protein, protein MQTPAGWLVLAIAVAGAVLCVEIFRRLLSRAGRKWALARHLVEHCTWAGFTVAAVVAFNLVFGPGMFGQSPGELALAQTVERALGLVTIGAVTWLIVQATYALTDVVLDRLVKVEGERNRRARRIMTQIGLVRRIAAAVIIVIAVGAMLFSFPQVRALGAGLLASAGIAGAIVGIAAQPTIGNALAGLQLAFSDALRLDDVVVVDNEWGRIEELTLTYVVVRLWDERRLVLPVSYFTQNPFENWTRHGSRVIAVVLLRVDWSVPVDKLRDELYTFIQSNPLWDQKDWTLQVTDVLPNGLIELRALMSAADSPSAWDLKCDVREHLVTFIRTNFPDALPRFRVETPETRAGVPWTADLGADPGPPPGSSSGPSFSSGPPAGPSFGPSSGPGRA, encoded by the coding sequence GTGCAGACGCCAGCCGGCTGGCTCGTCCTCGCCATCGCGGTGGCCGGGGCCGTTCTCTGCGTGGAGATCTTCCGACGGCTGCTGTCCAGGGCCGGTCGCAAGTGGGCGCTCGCCCGGCACCTGGTCGAGCACTGCACCTGGGCCGGGTTCACGGTGGCGGCCGTGGTGGCCTTCAACCTGGTGTTCGGGCCCGGGATGTTCGGCCAGAGCCCGGGGGAGCTGGCCCTCGCCCAGACGGTGGAGCGGGCGCTGGGGCTGGTCACCATCGGCGCGGTGACCTGGCTGATCGTCCAGGCCACCTACGCGCTGACGGACGTGGTGCTCGACCGGCTGGTGAAGGTCGAGGGGGAGCGCAACCGGCGGGCCCGGCGCATCATGACCCAGATCGGGCTGGTCCGCCGGATCGCCGCCGCGGTCATCATCGTGATCGCGGTGGGCGCGATGCTCTTCTCCTTCCCCCAGGTGCGGGCGCTGGGCGCGGGTCTGCTCGCCTCCGCCGGCATCGCGGGCGCGATCGTCGGCATCGCCGCCCAGCCGACGATCGGCAACGCCCTGGCGGGCCTCCAGCTCGCCTTCAGCGACGCGCTGCGGCTGGACGACGTGGTCGTGGTGGACAACGAGTGGGGCAGGATCGAGGAGCTGACGCTGACCTACGTGGTGGTGCGCCTGTGGGACGAGCGCCGCCTCGTCCTGCCCGTCTCCTACTTCACCCAGAACCCGTTCGAGAACTGGACCCGGCACGGCAGCCGGGTCATCGCCGTGGTGCTCCTGCGGGTCGACTGGTCGGTGCCGGTCGACAAGCTGCGCGACGAGCTCTACACCTTCATCCAGTCCAACCCGCTGTGGGACCAGAAGGACTGGACCCTCCAGGTGACCGACGTGCTGCCGAACGGGCTGATCGAGCTGCGGGCCCTGATGAGCGCCGCCGACTCGCCGTCCGCCTGGGACCTCAAGTGCGACGTCCGCGAGCACCTGGTCACCTTCATCAGGACGAACTTCCCCGACGCGCTGCCGCGCTTCCGCGTGGAGACCCCGGAGACCCGGGCCGGGGTGCCGTGGACGGCCGACCTGGGCGCCGATCCCGGCCCGCCGCCCGGCTCGTCGTCGGGCCCCTCCTTCTCGTCCGGTCCCCCGGCCGGCCCTTCGTTCGGCCCCTCGTCCGGCCCCGGGCGGGCCTGA
- a CDS encoding DMT family transporter: protein MAVQVVRPAGSREQAKGPALLPPLFVVMWSSAFVAGVIGVGAAPPLLLTFARFAFAGVLLTGIALAARSSWPRGRRLAHVAVAGVLVQAVQFGAFYTALGMHVPAAVLALVQGLNPVVVALVAGRALGERLTPRQWLGFALGAAGVGLAVADRLSFSSAGIALAVVGLLALSLGTVYQKRFAGDMDVRSGTAVQFLVSAPLVGLASLLLETPRVTDGAAFAGAVGWLVLVNSIGAFLLLNTMLRDAPASRVSTLFFLTPAVTAVMAWLLAGQSLHPLAVAGLAVGGAGVLLATRR from the coding sequence ATGGCGGTCCAGGTGGTCCGGCCGGCGGGGAGCCGGGAGCAGGCGAAGGGGCCGGCGCTGCTGCCGCCCCTGTTCGTGGTGATGTGGAGCAGCGCCTTCGTGGCCGGGGTGATCGGGGTGGGCGCCGCGCCGCCGCTGTTGCTGACGTTCGCGAGGTTCGCCTTCGCCGGAGTGCTGCTCACCGGCATCGCGCTGGCGGCCCGGTCCTCCTGGCCGCGGGGCCGGCGGCTCGCGCACGTGGCGGTGGCGGGGGTGCTGGTGCAGGCGGTGCAGTTCGGCGCCTTCTACACGGCGCTCGGCATGCACGTGCCCGCGGCGGTGCTGGCGCTGGTGCAGGGGCTGAACCCGGTGGTCGTCGCGCTGGTGGCCGGGCGGGCGCTCGGCGAGCGGCTGACCCCGCGGCAGTGGCTCGGCTTCGCCCTGGGCGCGGCCGGTGTCGGGCTGGCCGTGGCCGACCGGCTGAGCTTCTCCTCGGCCGGAATCGCGCTCGCCGTGGTGGGGCTGCTCGCGCTGAGCCTGGGCACGGTCTACCAGAAGCGTTTCGCCGGCGACATGGACGTGCGATCGGGCACGGCCGTGCAGTTCCTGGTCAGCGCGCCGCTCGTGGGCCTGGCCTCGCTGCTGCTGGAGACGCCGCGGGTGACCGACGGGGCGGCGTTCGCCGGGGCCGTGGGCTGGCTCGTCCTGGTGAACTCGATCGGGGCGTTCCTGCTGCTCAACACCATGCTGCGGGACGCGCCGGCGAGCCGGGTGAGCACGCTGTTCTTCCTGACGCCGGCCGTGACGGCCGTCATGGCCTGGCTGCTCGCCGGCCAGTCGCTGCACCCGCTCGCGGTGGCGGGGCTGGCGGTCGGCGGGGCAGGGGTCCTCCTGGCGACCCGCCGCTGA